In Spinacia oleracea cultivar Varoflay chromosome 5, BTI_SOV_V1, whole genome shotgun sequence, a single window of DNA contains:
- the LOC130461339 gene encoding DNA repair protein XRCC3 homolog, with the protein MATSVNKITTRCSEIDSMLSGGITIGEVTEVCGENASGDLETLNGNPLDYITTKQVDTPHEIPDVLEWTVKLIKMSQNSSMPIRVVVIDSIGSMFTGHFENNVVGSTERKDLIQAIGYGLRTIAASNHVAVVVASNVIDVFPSDHDTTQNFIISSGRKVRPALGASWTRNVRTRLMLSKRFNSFTQQIDRFINIAFSPSLEVDACMFNITEEGIVGVCS; encoded by the exons ATGGCTACTAGTGTAAACAAAATCACAACGAGATGCAGTGAAATCGATTCGATGTTGAGTGGGGGAATAACAATCGGTGAAGTGACTGAGGTGTGTGGCGAAAATGCATCAG GGGACCTTGAAACATTAAATGGAAATCCTTTGGATTACATAACTACAAAGCAAGTTGACACTCCTCATGAAATACCGGATGTGCTAGAATGGACTGTAAAACTTATTAAAATGTCTCAAAATTCATCAATGCCAATCCGCGTTGTTGTTATTGATTCAATAGGTAGTATGTTCACTGGTCATTTTGAAAACAATGTTGTTGGCTCAACCGAAAGAAAGGATCTTATACAAGCTATTGGTTATGGGTTACGTACAATTGCCGCATCCAATCATGTTGCCGTTGTTGTGGCTAGCAATGTGATTGACGTATTTCCATCTGATCACGATACAACGCAAAATTTCATTATATCGTCCGGGAGAAAGGTCCGTCCGGCTTTGGGCGCCTCATGGACACGCAATGTACGCACTCGTCTAATGTTGTCCAAAAGATTTAATTCGTTTACCCAACAAATTGACAGATTTATAAACATTGCATTTTCACCATCATTAGAGGTAGATGCATGTATGTTCAACATCACTGAAGAGGGGATTGTCGGTGTTTGTAGTTAA
- the LOC130461200 gene encoding protein FAR1-RELATED SEQUENCE 5-like yields MAWVDLNESVPDLNENVPESSQYRLITDGQEVIVNPPSVGMCFTTGHEFFEFCQLYAFKEGFEMFIKSNKLKKEYKEKGVSKSGVGKYEAKPHMMELIRLKCKKGGVKKGVGSNVTGCKMNIYGVSRDGLFTILTCDLQHNHPLNPDCSRLMVNYRCIDGTTFKRAMINDMGGVSISKNFGTHLIEKGGYENITFNNRDLRNAINVERRSSRFSAADAAGLDAYFKAQRDLHPEFYSSIQVDDDGVFTNAFWSDARSRGTCKYFGDVITFDTTFACNRYRIPFAPFIGVNHHGKSIIFAAALISHENTPSFVWVFEEFLKCMGKAPLGILTDQDKAICRAIELVFPGVRHRLCLWHMLQNASKNLGSLSDWKKIDTLIRTAIHDLIDPDEFDEAWCHVMDEYGLRGPGWMKDAYDNRRQWAPAYNRGKFWAGMSSTQRSEGMNRFFKTHVNLDCGLVLFIHNYEYCMRIKAEEEKQDNFDNIDKPAKIDVDKSVLVEYVLVKTYTSEKFAEVVKERRGLTHTNVTKTSCHGSVVLYRADEKLTSPFWRKRFKSYDVRVDKENGDLHCSCNLFEFTGILCRHIMRAMDVEDFQFVPEKYILQRWMKCVRSYESIRVSYFDPLESIRLGKAKELSQRHNYLSELAMRNDDALRLYKEAMDVVRLKMEDVVGIRKTGEKGDDLICWWDPDARNVFGRRRLRPREFGERARLRDVEPVVDENRIKTPVDKRHTGRAKTKRNAPFGGKAGGNSKNKKVVTEEEVIANEELICNAFGNLPSYRARQQHANHVGGTYAENVPQSSNVHPSQSSQAHPSQLHLSQDYSQSFEFDINDWRTRL; encoded by the exons ATGGCTTGGGTAGACCTAAACGAAAGTGTCCCTGATCTGAATGAAAATGTTCCTGAAAGCTCACAATATAGATTAATAACTGATGGACAAGAAGTTATCGTTAACCCCCCTAGTGTAGGGATGTGTTTTACAACGGGCCATGAGTTTTTCGAATTTTGTCAGTTGTATGCCTTCAAAGAAGGATTTGAGATGTTTATCAAAAGTAATAAGCTGAAAAAAGAGTACAAAGAAAAGGGAGTATCTAAGTCTGGTGTGGGAAAGTATGAGGCAAAGCCTCATATGATGGAACTTATTAGATTAAAATGCAAGAAGGGAGGGGTGAAAAAAGGTGTTGGGTCTAATGTGACCGGTTGTAAGATGAATATTTACGGTGTAAGTAGAGATGGGCTATTTACTATATTGACTTGTGACTTGCAACACAATCATCCTTTAAATCCTGACTGTAGTAGACTGATGGTTAATTATAGATGTATAGACGGTACTACATTTAAGAGGGCGATGATCAATGACATGGGTGGTGTTAGCATAAGTAAGAACTTTGGTACGCATCTAATTGAAAAGGGAGGTTATGAAAATATTACATTTAATAATAGAGACTTGAGGAACGCAATCAACGTCGAACGTCGTTCATCAAGATTTAGTGCTGCGGATGCCGCAGGACTCGATGCTTACTTTAAGGCACAACGTGATTTGCATCCCGAGTTTTATAGCTCAATACAAGTAGATGATGATGGTGTTTTTACGAATGCATTTTGGTCGGATGCACGTAGTAGGGGTACATGCAAATATTTTGGGGATGTTATTACTTTTGATACTACTTTCGCATGCAACCG gtATCGGATTCCATTTGCTCCATTCATTGGTGTAAACCATCATGGCAAATCAATTATATTTGCTGCGGCCTTAATTTCCCATGAAAATACTCCCTCATTTGTCTGGGTATTTGAAGAATTCCTGAAGTGTATGGGGAAGGCACCACTAGGCATCTTAACCGACCAAGACAAAGCAATTTGTAGAGCAATTGAGCTAGTCTTCCCGGGCGTCCGTCACAGACTATGTTTGTGGCACATGCTCCAGAATGCTAGTAAGAACCTAGGTAGTCTCAGTGATTGGAAGAAAATAGACACCCTGATCAGAACTGCAATACATGATCTGATTGATCCAGATGAGTTCGATGAAGCTTGGTGTCATGTGATGGATGAGTACGGTTTAAGGGGTCCTGGGTGGATGAAGGACGCGTATGATAACAGGCGTCAGTGGGCTCCGGCATATAATAGAGGAAAGTTTTGGGCAGGTATGTCTTCTACACAAAGGAGTGAGGGTATGAATAGATTTTTTAAAACTCACGTGAACTTAGATTGTGGTTTAGTTTTGTTCATTCATAATTATGAATATTGTATGAGGATAAAAGCTGAGGAAGAGAAACAGGATAATTTTGATAACATTGATAAGCCTGCTAAGATTGATGTTGATAAGAGTGTTTTAGTTGAGTATGTATTGGTTAAGACGTACACTAGTGAGAAGTTTGCTGAGGTTGTTAAAGAGCGTAGAGGATTGACACACACAAATGTCACGAAAACCTCATGTCATGGATCAGTGGTGTTGTATAGAGCTGATGAAAAACTAACCTCACCGTTTTGGCGGAAAAGGTTTAAAAGTTATGATGTTAGGGTGGATAAGGAAAATGGTGATTTACATTGCTCttgtaacttgtttgaatttacGGGAATACTTTGTAGACATATAATGCGTGCAATGGATGTAGAGGATTTTCAATTTGTTCCAGAAAAGTACATACTACAACGGTGGATGAAGTGTGTTAGGTCGTACGAGAGCATTCGAGTATCTTACTTCGACCCTCTTGAATCTATCAGATTGGGCAAAGCCAAAGAGCTTTCACAACGGCATAATTACTTGTCTGAATTAGCTATGCGTAATGATGATGCACTTCGGTTGTACAAGGAGGCTATGGATGTTGTGCGGCTAAAAATGGAGGATGTAGTCGGAATACGAAAGACTGGGGAAAAAGGGGACGACCTTATATGTTGGTGGGACCCAGATGCGAGAAATGTATTTGGTCGTCGAAGGCTACGTCCACGAGAATTTGGTGAGAGAGCCAGATTAAGGGATGTAGAACCGGTCGTGGACGAGAACAGGATCAAAACACCGGTTGACAAACGGCATACTGGTAGGGCAAAGACAAAAAGGAATGCTCCTTTTGGTGGAAAGGCCGGTGGGAATTCTAAGAACAAAAAAGTGGTTACTGAAGAGGAAGTTATTGCTAATGAg GAACTTATTTGCAACGCATTTGGAAATCTTCCAAGTTACCGTGCTAGGCAACAACACGCGAATCACGTTGGGGGTACATATGCGGAGAACGTCCCACAAAGTTCTAATGTACATCCTTCTCAAAGTTCTCAAGCACACCCGTCCCAATTACATTTGTCTCAGGATTATTCACAGTCATTTGAATTTGATATTAACGATTGGCGCACCAGATTGTGA